The bacterium (Candidatus Blackallbacteria) CG13_big_fil_rev_8_21_14_2_50_49_14 DNA window GCACCTGATACCAACTCCAGTCAGCCGTTGAGGCCGAATGCACCCAATGGAGTTTCTTCTCCACTCTCATACCGCTCTCATCGTGGTGTAAGACCTCTACATTTTTGAGCATCTCCTTTGCTACTGCTTCAAATTCACTCAGGTTCTCGCCACAGCTTTGAACTGCATTGAACAAGGTTCCCTCACTGATGCTTTGTCCACACAGGACTTCAAAGACTTCCCCCAAGCGTTCATAGGGCAAAAATTGATATTGGTTAAAATACACGGCTAGCCCTTTTAAATGGCTCCCATACTGGACGGCTTGTTTCACTTCTTCAGGAAATTTGCCCTTGGTTTCGGCATGGCACACGGGACATGCCTTAATCTCTGAGCGATATTCTGTCACCTTCAAATGAACCTCTGGCCACTCAAAGATTTGCCGTTTCTCATAGATCAGAGCTTCTTGAGAACTTAAATCATGACCACAGTGACTGCATTCCTTAGCAGGACAATCCTTCACTTCAGTCGGTTTTTCACAAAAGGATAACGTGGAACCCTTATGACCTTCTTGACCCCCTGGTTTGCGGCCACTGCGTGTGCGCAGGCTTCTGTTCTTTCGTTTCAATCCATCGCTTGAAGGGGGTTTGCTACTATTCTGGCTGTTCTTACCTAATTGAGCTTCCAGCTTTTCGATACGTTCTCTCAAGCTCTGGAGCATCTGTTCTTGCTTCATGAACAACTCTACGACTACGTCAGGCCCAGCCTCATAAATAGCTAAAATTTCTTCACGTGTTATCATTCTAAAAAAGTGTATCATACATTTTGAACTTTTCAGATCACCTGAATAGTTACGTGAAAAGAGAATAAACACATCTGTTCCATCGTTGTCGGAACAGAATCGTTTATTCAAAAGCGGACTACTCATAATACAAAACGTGTTTCTATATAGCATGTTTCATAACACGTTTTAAAACCATAAAACCAAAAGAAAACGCGGGGGGCGTCGGGGGCGCTACGCAAGTAATAAAGACCTTTTGCTTGTGGTTTCGCCACTGCGCCATAAAAGGTTTTCCTTTGGTGGCTCCGACCCCCGACTCTTTTGCTTTGCTCCCTTTGCTTATCCTGGCCTTGCCGTCCAGACTATCGCGTTGGGACTTCGGGAATTAATTCCCTTCGGGTTTCACTGCGCTTAACCTCAAAGCAAAAGAGTCGGGGCTGCCATTCGATCACCCTGGGGTTTGCGTTGCTGCTCCCCAGGGGTCTCATGGGCCCCCGACGCCCCCCGCGCAGGTAAGGATTGTCCTTTGGACGCAAATAGCACGCCAGAAGGCGTGAATAAAACCGGATCTGCACCAAACCCGCCGTGCATAAGTATTGAACTCTATTCCCCCTTTGAGCTTAACCCATTACCCTTGCTTAAGGGTTTTTTACCTTTGCCCGCACCGCACCGCGCAAACCTACAAATAGGCAGCTCCCTCCACCAAGTATCGAAAATGAGCCGTCCCCATTTTCGATTTATAAGGAGTGTGATTTTTGCCTAACAGGCAAAAATCACTTCCTTGCTGCAGAGTAAGTACATTAACACCTCTTGAGATTACTACCCACCACAAAAGTGCCCTCCGGCTGTCAAGGAGGAGCACCTTGACAGCTTTTGTGGTGGGGCAGTGCTTTTGAGGTGTTTAACCTATTTCTAGTTCAATATGAACGAAAACATGATGAGAGATTTAGAGAAAAAGTCAAGAGCTATCCTATGGAAGCTCGATAAAGTGGAGCGAGCCCTTCATTTTCACGCCTGGTTACACCTGGCTCTTTTAATTTTGGGCTCGCTTCACCTTATTTTAATGGTGCTCCTCCAATAGGAGGGTC harbors:
- a CDS encoding IS66 family transposase, whose product is MLYRNTFCIMSSPLLNKRFCSDNDGTDVFILFSRNYSGDLKSSKCMIHFFRMITREEILAIYEAGPDVVVELFMKQEQMLQSLRERIEKLEAQLGKNSQNSSKPPSSDGLKRKNRSLRTRSGRKPGGQEGHKGSTLSFCEKPTEVKDCPAKECSHCGHDLSSQEALIYEKRQIFEWPEVHLKVTEYRSEIKACPVCHAETKGKFPEEVKQAVQYGSHLKGLAVYFNQYQFLPYERLGEVFEVLCGQSISEGTLFNAVQSCGENLSEFEAVAKEMLKNVEVLHHDESGMRVEKKLHWVHSASTADWSWYQVHAKRGQEASAEIGILPEFAGILAHDHWKPYFQYSCVHALCNAHHLRELKFVEESYQQAWAGQMAELLREIKNAVEACPNAALSVGEIANFEKSYGEILEAGLAVNPLPEKPEKKRGRQKKSPARNLLERLSQYRPEVLRFMHDFRVPFDNNQAERDIRMVKLYQKISGCFRTMAGAQTFCRIRSYLSTLKKQGFNLINSLAQAIQGQPVIPSFTPT